In Agromyces archimandritae, one genomic interval encodes:
- a CDS encoding alpha-hydroxy acid oxidase yields the protein MVKRQFPSPKDLAALMRFKTPTLNPTDRRLEQALTIYDLRDIAKRRTPKAPFDYTEGAAEGEISLKRARQAFEDVEFHPSILRVVEDVDTSREVLGGPTALPFGIAPTGFTRMMQTEGEVAGAGAAGAAGIPFTLSTMGTTSIENVKAANPNGRNWFQLYVMKERERSYELVRRAAAAGFDTLFFTVDTPVAGNRMRDTRNGFSIPPQLTLGTVINAIPRPAWWINFLTTEPLTFASLSSTSGTVGQLIDKMFDPTINFDDLATIRSMWPGKIVVKGVQTVEDAKKLAGHGVDGVVLSNHGGRQLDRAPIPFHLLPDVVREVGDDMEVHLDTGIMNGADIVASVALGARFTLVGRAYLYGLMAGGRRGVDRTIQILSSQLTRTMKLLEVSSLDELGPQHVTQLSRLTPIAKPVVDAAAAAASAQPTVVTNGRPAGGAARKAPSKAASKAAAKPAARKTVKAPVAE from the coding sequence ATGGTCAAGCGACAGTTCCCCAGCCCGAAAGATCTCGCCGCGCTCATGCGCTTCAAGACGCCGACCCTGAACCCCACGGATCGGCGGCTCGAGCAGGCCCTCACGATCTACGACCTGCGCGATATCGCCAAGCGCCGCACGCCGAAGGCGCCGTTCGACTACACCGAGGGCGCCGCCGAAGGCGAGATCTCGCTGAAGCGCGCCCGGCAGGCGTTCGAGGACGTCGAGTTCCACCCGTCGATCCTGCGCGTCGTCGAAGACGTCGACACGAGCCGCGAGGTGCTCGGCGGGCCGACCGCGCTGCCGTTCGGCATCGCGCCGACGGGCTTCACGCGCATGATGCAGACCGAGGGCGAGGTCGCCGGCGCCGGTGCGGCCGGCGCCGCCGGCATCCCGTTCACCCTCTCGACGATGGGCACGACCTCGATCGAGAACGTGAAGGCGGCCAACCCGAACGGCCGAAACTGGTTCCAGCTGTACGTCATGAAGGAACGCGAACGCTCCTACGAGCTCGTCCGCCGCGCCGCCGCCGCCGGCTTCGACACCCTCTTCTTCACCGTCGACACCCCCGTCGCCGGCAACCGCATGCGCGACACCCGCAACGGCTTCTCGATCCCGCCGCAGCTGACCCTCGGCACCGTCATCAACGCGATCCCGCGGCCGGCGTGGTGGATCAACTTCCTCACCACCGAGCCGCTGACGTTCGCGTCGCTGTCGTCGACGAGCGGCACGGTCGGCCAGCTCATCGACAAGATGTTCGACCCGACGATCAACTTCGACGACCTCGCGACGATCCGCAGCATGTGGCCGGGCAAGATCGTCGTGAAGGGCGTGCAGACCGTCGAGGATGCGAAGAAGCTCGCCGGCCACGGCGTCGACGGCGTGGTGCTCTCCAACCACGGCGGCCGCCAGCTCGACCGTGCGCCGATCCCGTTCCACCTGCTGCCCGACGTCGTCCGCGAGGTCGGCGACGACATGGAGGTCCACCTCGACACCGGCATCATGAACGGCGCCGACATCGTCGCCTCGGTCGCCCTCGGCGCCCGCTTCACCCTCGTCGGCCGCGCCTACCTGTACGGGCTGATGGCCGGCGGCCGCCGCGGCGTCGACCGGACCATCCAGATCCTCTCCTCGCAGCTGACGCGCACGATGAAACTGCTCGAGGTCTCCTCGCTCGACGAGCTCGGCCCGCAGCACGTCACGCAGCTCTCGCGTCTGACGCCGATCGCCAAGCCCGTGGTGGATGCCGCGGCCGCCGCCGCATCGGCACAGCCGACCGTGGTGACGAACGGCCGCCCGGCCGGCGGTGCCGCGCGCAAGGCCCCTTCGAAGGCCGCTTCGAAGGCGGCTGCGAAGCCCGCCGCCCGCAAGACGGTGAAGGCCCCCGTCGCCGAGTAG
- a CDS encoding FadR/GntR family transcriptional regulator: MPDTSPRAWQLVLEHVESRLLTGDLAPGDRLPGERALSAELGVGRSSIREAFRVLEVLGLIRTQAGSGPTAGAVIVGAPQGGMSALMRLQVAARGFPVADIVETRLLLETHVAGLLAARHPHPDLTRPAALLDAMDAPELPAADFLALDAEFHLALAEAAGNQVVVATMAGLRSGIEGYALTGLDAIADWPATNARLREEHRGILDAISAADADRARAAVRAHITGYYAETFPGGAVPASAADPRPQHA; encoded by the coding sequence ATGCCGGACACGAGCCCCCGCGCCTGGCAGCTCGTCCTCGAACACGTCGAATCGCGCCTGCTCACCGGCGACCTCGCCCCCGGCGACCGCCTGCCCGGCGAACGGGCCCTCTCGGCCGAGCTCGGCGTCGGCCGCTCCAGCATCCGCGAGGCGTTCCGCGTGCTCGAAGTGCTCGGCCTCATCCGCACCCAGGCCGGCTCGGGCCCCACCGCCGGGGCCGTCATCGTCGGCGCCCCGCAAGGCGGCATGTCCGCCCTCATGCGCTTGCAGGTCGCCGCCCGCGGCTTCCCCGTCGCCGACATCGTCGAGACCCGGCTGCTGCTGGAGACGCATGTCGCCGGCCTCCTCGCCGCACGGCATCCGCACCCGGACCTGACGCGGCCGGCCGCCCTGCTCGACGCGATGGACGCACCCGAGCTGCCCGCCGCCGATTTCCTCGCCCTCGACGCCGAGTTCCACCTCGCCCTGGCCGAAGCCGCCGGCAACCAGGTCGTCGTCGCCACGATGGCCGGCCTCCGCAGCGGCATCGAGGGCTACGCCCTCACCGGCCTCGACGCGATCGCCGACTGGCCCGCCACGAACGCGCGCCTGCGCGAGGAGCACCGCGGCATCCTCGACGCCATCTCGGCGGCGGATGCCGACCGCGCCCGAGCCGCCGTCCGCGCCCACATCACGGGCTACTACGCCGAAACCTTCCCTGGCGGTGCCGTACCGGCATCCGCCGCCGACCCCCGACCGCAGCACGCATAG
- a CDS encoding DUF1707 SHOCT-like domain-containing protein: protein MSDSSDRLRLSTAEREAAVQRLAVARGEGRLSEAEFAERADAARAAVFGADLQPLFADLPPEPRVEAPLPPATPVASAGGGWGGASSRALGGSVGATIMALVPFIAFGLFLAFGFAGGWAWSWLFFLLVPIAGVIVYGPGSEDRARRRR, encoded by the coding sequence ATGAGCGATTCCAGCGACCGTCTGCGCCTCAGCACCGCCGAGCGGGAGGCCGCGGTGCAGCGGCTCGCGGTCGCCCGGGGCGAGGGGCGTCTGAGCGAGGCCGAGTTCGCCGAGCGGGCGGATGCCGCACGCGCAGCCGTGTTCGGCGCCGACCTGCAGCCGCTCTTCGCCGACCTCCCGCCCGAGCCGCGCGTCGAGGCGCCGCTGCCGCCGGCGACGCCCGTCGCATCCGCAGGCGGGGGATGGGGCGGCGCCTCCAGCCGCGCCCTCGGCGGATCCGTCGGTGCGACGATCATGGCGCTCGTGCCGTTCATCGCCTTCGGCCTCTTCCTCGCCTTCGGCTTCGCCGGCGGCTGGGCGTGGTCGTGGCTGTTCTTCCTGCTCGTGCCGATCGCAGGCGTCATCGTCTACGGCCCCGGATCCGAAGACCGGGCCCGCCGGCGCCGGTAG
- a CDS encoding ATP-binding protein yields MATSYLPRIVDAEIADYLGEGGALLLEGARACGKSATGRRHAKSMVQLDRDPQSLRLADVEPALLLEGAKPRFIDEWQLAPILWNLVRHAVDDDPDAAFLLAGSAVPADDATRHSGAGRIVRMRMRPMSLAESGDSTADVSLASLFAGASVSGGSNATVEELARVTARGGWPALIGASPQRIATLLSSYLDDVARVDIPRLAGEPERNPDGVLRTLRSLGRVVATEASIASIARDSSPDAPLAAETAAAYLAALQRVFVIEEQPSWGPHLRSRDRVRKAPKHHFTDPSLAVAAVGGNAERLMADLAFFGQAFESLVVRDLRIYAQPLGAEVRHYRDSAGREVDAIIERRDGTWIACEVKLASSHEEIAAAGLRRFVDALDPARTPPPAAMVIITGGTYAYTRPDGIHVVPIGALGP; encoded by the coding sequence ATGGCGACCAGCTACTTGCCGCGCATCGTCGACGCCGAGATCGCCGACTACCTGGGCGAGGGCGGGGCCCTGCTCCTCGAAGGCGCGCGTGCGTGCGGGAAGTCGGCGACGGGCCGCCGGCACGCGAAGAGCATGGTCCAGCTCGACCGCGACCCTCAGTCGCTCAGGCTGGCCGACGTCGAACCCGCGCTCCTGCTCGAGGGGGCCAAGCCGCGCTTCATCGATGAGTGGCAGCTCGCACCGATCCTGTGGAACCTCGTCCGCCACGCCGTCGACGACGACCCCGATGCCGCCTTCCTCCTCGCCGGTTCGGCGGTGCCCGCCGACGACGCCACTCGGCATTCGGGCGCGGGGCGGATCGTGCGGATGCGGATGCGCCCGATGTCGCTGGCAGAGTCCGGCGACTCCACCGCCGACGTCTCGCTCGCGTCACTGTTCGCCGGGGCGTCCGTGTCAGGCGGATCGAACGCGACCGTCGAGGAACTCGCCCGTGTGACGGCGCGCGGCGGGTGGCCTGCGCTCATCGGCGCCTCCCCTCAGCGGATCGCGACGCTGCTGTCCTCCTACCTCGACGACGTCGCCCGAGTCGACATCCCACGCCTCGCCGGCGAACCCGAGCGCAACCCCGACGGGGTACTGCGCACCCTCCGCTCGCTGGGACGCGTCGTCGCGACGGAAGCGAGCATCGCATCCATCGCCCGCGACTCCTCGCCCGATGCCCCCCTCGCCGCCGAGACGGCCGCGGCCTATCTGGCCGCCCTCCAACGCGTCTTCGTCATCGAGGAGCAGCCGAGCTGGGGCCCCCATCTGCGTTCACGCGACCGCGTGCGCAAGGCGCCGAAGCACCATTTCACCGACCCTTCGCTCGCCGTCGCCGCCGTCGGCGGGAACGCCGAACGCCTCATGGCCGATCTCGCGTTCTTCGGGCAGGCGTTCGAATCGCTCGTCGTGCGCGACCTCCGCATCTATGCGCAACCCCTCGGCGCCGAAGTCCGCCACTACCGCGATTCCGCAGGCCGAGAGGTCGACGCGATCATCGAACGACGCGACGGAACATGGATCGCCTGCGAGGTGAAACTCGCCTCCTCGCACGAAGAGATCGCCGCCGCAGGGCTTCGACGTTTCGTCGATGCCCTCGACCCTGCGCGCACACCGCCGCCGGCGGCGATGGTCATCATCACCGGCGGCACCTACGCCTACACCCGACCCGACGGCATCCACGTCGTACCCATCGGCGCGCTGGGCCCTTAA
- a CDS encoding VapC toxin family PIN domain ribonuclease yields MWQKAGRSLRIAERLREISPGHLIITCPPQVLEYCHSARSPEEYLQFRDDMDGFLPAWEHPSQQQALDIQHALWQNGMVRAAAAFDCLIAAYAVVNDAVILNSNRDFGHLQAATDGQVRQEYVAA; encoded by the coding sequence GTGTGGCAGAAGGCCGGCCGGAGCCTCCGGATCGCCGAGCGTCTGCGGGAGATCTCACCGGGCCATCTCATCATCACCTGCCCGCCGCAGGTGCTCGAGTACTGCCACTCGGCCAGATCGCCCGAGGAGTACCTCCAGTTCCGAGACGACATGGACGGCTTCCTTCCGGCATGGGAACACCCCTCCCAGCAGCAGGCGCTCGACATCCAGCACGCGCTCTGGCAGAACGGGATGGTGCGCGCCGCGGCGGCCTTCGACTGCCTCATCGCCGCCTACGCGGTCGTCAACGACGCCGTCATCCTGAACTCCAACCGAGACTTCGGCCACCTCCAGGCGGCCACGGACGGCCAGGTCCGTCAGGAGTACGTCGCCGCGTGA
- a CDS encoding type II toxin-antitoxin system VapB family antitoxin: MAITSIDIDQNDLRQAKELTGAASNREVVDLALRTLIAVRRRQPSAAERIIARRFEPDQIDAPTQAPTDTNA; encoded by the coding sequence ATGGCCATCACATCGATCGACATCGACCAGAACGACCTCCGGCAGGCCAAAGAGCTCACCGGCGCCGCCTCGAACCGAGAAGTCGTCGATCTGGCGCTTCGCACCCTGATCGCGGTGCGCCGCCGCCAGCCCTCGGCTGCAGAACGCATCATCGCGCGCCGATTCGAGCCCGATCAGATCGACGCACCGACACAGGCCCCGACCGACACGAACGCGTGA
- a CDS encoding NAD(P)-dependent alcohol dehydrogenase: protein MRALQYREIGAAPELVEIDTPEPGPGEVRLRITAAGACHSDSFLMSLTAEQYGYGLPLTLGHEGAGVVDAVGTSVTGVAIGDSVAVYGPQGCGRCYHCAQGKENYCERAAELGIAPPGLGAPGAMAEYLIVPDARFLLPLGDLDPVQNVALTDAGLTPYHAIKMSLPKLVPGSTAVVIGAGGLGHVAIQILRAITPATVIALDVGEEKLALAKEVGAHEAFASDASAAEKIRGVAPQGVQAVFDFVAIQPTLDLGHAVVAVEGDHVVVGVGAGAVPAGILAAPYDSTVRAPYWGSRSELFEVFELARKGLVKVETEVFSLDDAPEAYRKLHDGELRGRAVVVP from the coding sequence ATGAGAGCACTCCAGTACCGCGAGATCGGCGCCGCGCCGGAACTCGTCGAGATCGACACACCCGAGCCCGGCCCGGGCGAGGTGCGGTTGCGCATCACCGCGGCCGGCGCCTGCCATTCCGACAGCTTTCTGATGAGCCTGACCGCCGAGCAGTACGGGTACGGGTTGCCGCTGACGCTGGGGCATGAGGGTGCGGGGGTCGTGGATGCCGTGGGCACCAGTGTCACCGGGGTCGCGATCGGCGATTCGGTCGCCGTGTACGGGCCACAGGGGTGCGGGCGCTGCTACCACTGCGCGCAGGGCAAGGAGAACTATTGCGAGCGGGCCGCGGAGCTCGGCATCGCCCCGCCCGGGCTGGGGGCGCCTGGGGCGATGGCGGAGTACCTGATCGTGCCGGATGCGCGGTTCCTGCTGCCGCTCGGCGACCTGGATCCGGTGCAGAACGTCGCGCTGACGGATGCCGGGCTGACGCCGTACCACGCGATCAAGATGTCGCTGCCGAAGCTCGTGCCGGGTTCGACGGCGGTCGTCATCGGCGCCGGCGGCCTCGGGCATGTCGCGATCCAGATCCTCAGGGCGATCACGCCGGCGACGGTCATCGCCCTCGATGTGGGCGAGGAGAAGCTTGCGCTCGCGAAGGAGGTCGGCGCGCACGAGGCGTTCGCCTCGGATGCGTCGGCGGCCGAGAAGATCCGCGGCGTCGCCCCGCAGGGCGTGCAGGCGGTGTTCGATTTCGTCGCGATCCAGCCGACCCTCGACCTCGGGCACGCGGTCGTCGCAGTCGAGGGCGACCACGTCGTCGTCGGCGTGGGCGCGGGGGCGGTGCCGGCCGGCATCCTGGCCGCACCCTACGATTCGACGGTGCGAGCGCCGTACTGGGGGTCGCGTTCGGAACTGTTCGAGGTGTTCGAGCTCGCCCGCAAGGGCCTCGTGAAGGTCGAAACCGAGGTCTTCTCGCTCGACGACGCCCCCGAGGCCTACCGCAAACTGCACGACGGCGAGCTCCGCGGTCGCGCGGTCGTGGTGCCGTAG
- a CDS encoding NYN domain-containing protein produces the protein MTASTADARVAIYIDFDNIVISRYDQLHGRDRWRRDNARGWSPASADDDAQLDDRVDAATVDVGAILDFATSFGPLAISRAYADWSVPVNASYRNQLIDRAVDLVQLFPVVASFKNGADIRLSIDVVEDLFRLDDLTHVVIVAGDSDYIALAQRARLLGRYVVGVGVAGSTSRALAAACDEFADYDALPGVTRRASAQAEAAASPAVDAASTPAGKRRRSRKKPTPDESAADLLARALELLASKNDEDWQPSGAVKNQMLRMDPSFQERALGYSSFSAFVKAQHALVELDETRDARPIRLKP, from the coding sequence ATGACGGCATCCACCGCCGACGCGCGGGTCGCGATCTACATCGACTTCGACAACATCGTCATCTCGCGCTACGACCAGCTGCACGGGCGCGACCGGTGGCGACGCGACAACGCGCGCGGGTGGTCTCCGGCATCCGCCGACGACGATGCGCAGCTCGACGACCGGGTCGATGCCGCCACCGTCGATGTGGGTGCGATCCTCGATTTCGCGACGAGTTTCGGGCCGTTGGCGATCAGTCGTGCGTATGCCGACTGGTCGGTGCCGGTGAACGCGTCGTACCGCAATCAGCTGATCGACCGCGCGGTGGATCTCGTGCAGCTGTTCCCCGTCGTCGCCTCGTTCAAGAACGGCGCCGACATCCGCCTGTCGATCGACGTCGTCGAAGACCTGTTCCGCCTCGACGACCTCACCCATGTCGTCATCGTCGCCGGCGACAGCGACTACATCGCACTCGCGCAGCGGGCGCGCCTCCTCGGCCGCTATGTCGTCGGCGTCGGCGTGGCCGGGTCGACGAGCCGGGCGCTCGCGGCGGCGTGCGACGAGTTCGCCGACTACGACGCCCTGCCGGGGGTGACGCGGCGGGCGAGCGCACAGGCCGAGGCGGCGGCTTCCCCCGCAGTGGATGCCGCATCCACCCCCGCCGGCAAGCGCCGCCGTTCCCGCAAGAAGCCGACGCCCGACGAGTCCGCCGCAGACCTCTTGGCGCGCGCCCTCGAGCTGCTCGCGTCGAAGAACGACGAGGACTGGCAGCCGTCGGGCGCGGTGAAAAACCAGATGCTCAGGATGGATCCGTCGTTCCAGGAGCGCGCCCTCGGCTACTCCTCGTTCTCGGCGTTCGTGAAGGCGCAGCACGCCCTCGTCGAGCTCGACGAGACGCGCGACGCCCGGCCGATCCGGCTGAAGCCGTAG